One genomic window of Punica granatum isolate Tunisia-2019 chromosome 1, ASM765513v2, whole genome shotgun sequence includes the following:
- the LOC116211704 gene encoding uncharacterized protein LOC116211704 isoform X2 codes for METCRWSARSPEIPTRPSPSRATPALPRAHLVRLLRRFRASAATGSSSAAVPVEPITKNRMFILGVGYVGKFFGKELLDSGWVVSGTCKSAEKRKELEDEGFDMYILDANEPKMSVLSSMKEYTHLLVSIPPMAGIGDLLLQQEHLLRNMLKGGNIQWLCYLSSTSVYGDSGGDWVDEDYPASPSNHMAKLRLDAEKGWLDLGGSLGISALVFRLGGIYGPGRSAIDTIIRKKPLTQGQKMRSSRQYTARVHIEDIGQALKASISVPPSRIYNIVDDDPAPREEVFEFAHMLVEKKWPGHFKDDPSPETTGSIAIGASTRGEKRVSNARMKGELGVRLIHPSYKSGFHSIVEKTKIHSL; via the exons ATGGAAACTTGTCGCTGGTCGGCGAGGTCACCTGAAATTCCGACAAGACCCAGCCCCAGTCGAGCAACTCCTGCGCTTCCGAGAGCACACTTGGTTCGGCTTCTCCGCCGTTTCAGAGCATCAGCAGCAACGGGCTCGAGCTCCGCTGCCGTTCCGGTAGAACCAATAACTAAGAACCGGATGTTCATTCTCGGCGTGGGATATGTCGGGAAATTCTTTGGCAAAGAGCTCCTAGATAGCGGCTG GGTTGTTTCAGGGACCTGCAAGAGTGCGGAGAAGAGAAAGGAGCTTGAAGATGAAGGATTCGACATGTACATTTTGGATGCCAATGAGCCAAA GATGAGTGTCCTGAGTAGTATGAAAGAATACACGCACCTTCTTGTGTCCATACCTCCTATGGCGGGCATCGGTGACCTG CTGCTGCAACAAGAGCACCTCCTAAGGAATATGCTGAAGGGCGGGAATATACAATGGCTGTGCTACCTGTCATCCACTA GTGTATACGGGGATTCCGGTGGTGACTGGGTGGACGAGGA TTATCCTGCGAGCCCTTCAAATCACATGGCTAAACTGAGGTTAGATGCTGAGAAAGGCTGGTTAGATCTGGGTGGATCTCTTGGAATTTCAGCACTAGTGTTTCGTCTCGGAGGAATATATGGCCCTGGAAGAAG TGCTATTGACACCATCATCAGGAAGAAACCTTTGACACAAGGTCAAAAGATGAGATCATCGAGGCAGTACACAGCGAGAGTTCATATTGAGGACATTGGCCAAGCGCTTAAGGCTAGCATTTCAGTTCCACCTTCCAG GATCTACAACATTGTGGATGATGATCCAGCCCCAAGGGAAGAGGTGTTTGAGTTTGCTCATATGCTGGTCGAGAAAAAGTGGCCTGGCCATTTCAAAGATGACCCATCACCTGAAACAACTGGATCAATTGCCATTGGAGCAAGCACGAGGGGTGAGAAGCGGGTTTCAAATGCACGCATGAAGGGAGAGCTCGGAGTGAGGCTGATCCACCCAAGTTATAAGTCCGGGTTTCACAGCATTGTTGAGAAGACAAAAATTCATTCTCTGTag
- the LOC116211704 gene encoding uncharacterized protein LOC116211704 isoform X1 — protein sequence METCRWSARSPEIPTRPSPSRATPALPRAHLVRLLRRFRASAATGSSSAAVPVEPITKNRMFILGVGYVGKFFGKELLDSGWVVSGTCKSAEKRKELEDEGFDMYILDANEPKMSVLSSMKEYTHLLVSIPPMAGIGDLLLQQEHLLRNMLKGGNIQWLCYLSSTSVYGDSGGDWVDEDYPASPSNHMAKLRLDAEKGWLDLGGSLGISALVFRLGGIYGPGRSAIDTIIRKKPLTQGQKMRSSRQYTARVHIEDIGQALKASISVPPSSRIYNIVDDDPAPREEVFEFAHMLVEKKWPGHFKDDPSPETTGSIAIGASTRGEKRVSNARMKGELGVRLIHPSYKSGFHSIVEKTKIHSL from the exons ATGGAAACTTGTCGCTGGTCGGCGAGGTCACCTGAAATTCCGACAAGACCCAGCCCCAGTCGAGCAACTCCTGCGCTTCCGAGAGCACACTTGGTTCGGCTTCTCCGCCGTTTCAGAGCATCAGCAGCAACGGGCTCGAGCTCCGCTGCCGTTCCGGTAGAACCAATAACTAAGAACCGGATGTTCATTCTCGGCGTGGGATATGTCGGGAAATTCTTTGGCAAAGAGCTCCTAGATAGCGGCTG GGTTGTTTCAGGGACCTGCAAGAGTGCGGAGAAGAGAAAGGAGCTTGAAGATGAAGGATTCGACATGTACATTTTGGATGCCAATGAGCCAAA GATGAGTGTCCTGAGTAGTATGAAAGAATACACGCACCTTCTTGTGTCCATACCTCCTATGGCGGGCATCGGTGACCTG CTGCTGCAACAAGAGCACCTCCTAAGGAATATGCTGAAGGGCGGGAATATACAATGGCTGTGCTACCTGTCATCCACTA GTGTATACGGGGATTCCGGTGGTGACTGGGTGGACGAGGA TTATCCTGCGAGCCCTTCAAATCACATGGCTAAACTGAGGTTAGATGCTGAGAAAGGCTGGTTAGATCTGGGTGGATCTCTTGGAATTTCAGCACTAGTGTTTCGTCTCGGAGGAATATATGGCCCTGGAAGAAG TGCTATTGACACCATCATCAGGAAGAAACCTTTGACACAAGGTCAAAAGATGAGATCATCGAGGCAGTACACAGCGAGAGTTCATATTGAGGACATTGGCCAAGCGCTTAAGGCTAGCATTTCAGTTCCACCTTCCAG TAGGATCTACAACATTGTGGATGATGATCCAGCCCCAAGGGAAGAGGTGTTTGAGTTTGCTCATATGCTGGTCGAGAAAAAGTGGCCTGGCCATTTCAAAGATGACCCATCACCTGAAACAACTGGATCAATTGCCATTGGAGCAAGCACGAGGGGTGAGAAGCGGGTTTCAAATGCACGCATGAAGGGAGAGCTCGGAGTGAGGCTGATCCACCCAAGTTATAAGTCCGGGTTTCACAGCATTGTTGAGAAGACAAAAATTCATTCTCTGTag
- the LOC116211695 gene encoding uncharacterized protein LOC116211695, whose product MGSACCVAARDRNIPNRTATEALQRSVLYSPSWSFRWENRRRVAGEIDNISSEFSHGISSYSNMQVKKPISSLSCNTSDRGDQVENLGTPASHSFPAHEGVDANSMTPFSDRCTDISAESNCSVEVKNAADSLGNVESLTPKISFSATMPSSFSTPTADHLSPQNHAIPPHSTPSRRVRDSPGRQLLRQISDSRILKMKSPRTNSVSEGRSSSFALSTCSHDFMAGSQGSFSDCWSMQTFSELVSSQRHRWSFESEQSSDRLSCSPSSDLRTCEVCRKLLKEKIDRSDCYSIVAVLVCGHFFHAECLDRMTKEADKYDPVCPICTFGEKRALKMSKKASKAEARRLKTLKNRVVDSCFSGELDFSDHHEAKVPKLGASSSSRKPFLTRHFSLGSKWGRSLSENDTNRKKSFWSRYRKN is encoded by the exons ATGGGATCGGCTTGCTGTGTTGCCGCTAGAGATCGAAACATTCCCAACCGAACTGCAACTGAAGCTTTGCAAAGGAGTGTTTTATATTCACCATCTTGGAGCTTCCGATGGGAAAACCGAAGGCGTGTAGCTGGTGAAATTGATAATATATCATCTGAGTTCTCCCATGGAATTAGTAGCTATAGCAATATGCAGGTGAAGAAACCCATTAGTTCGCTGAGTTGCAATACTTCTGATAGGGGAGACCAGGTGGAGAACTTGGGTACACCAGCCAGTCACTCCTTCCCAGCTCATGAAGGAGTTGATGCCAATTCTATGACTCCATTCTCAGATAGATGCACAG ACATATCCGCAGAAAGCAATTGCTCTGTAGAG GTGAAAAATGCAGCGGATTCGCTTGGAAATGTTGAGTCCCTCACCCCAAAGATTTCATTTTCTGCCACAATGCCTTCGTCATTCTCAACGCCCACCGCAGACCATTTATCCCCTCAAAATCATGCAATACCTCCTCATTCCACACCATCACGTCGGGTCCGCGATTCACCTGGAAGGCAATTGCTGAGGCAGATCTCTGACAgtagaattttgaaaatgaaatctcCTCGTACTAACTCAGTTTCTGAAGGAAGATCATCATCCTTTGCACTCTCAACTTGCAGTCATGACTTCATGGCAGGGTCCCAGGGCAGCTTCTCTGATTGTTGGTCCATGCAGACCTTCTCTGAGCTCGTCTCCTCTCAGAGACATAGGTGGTCCTTTGAAAGTGAGCAGTCCAGTGATAGGCTTTCATGTTCACCTTCCTCCGACTTGCGGACCTGTGAGGTTTGCAGAAAGCTCTTGAAGGAGAAAATAGATCGGAGCGATTGTTACTCGATAGTTGCTGTTCTAGTCTGTGGACATTTCTTCCACGCTGAGTGCTTGGACCGAATGACTAAGGAAGCAGATAAGTATGACCCGGTTTGCCCCATCTGTACATTTGGAGAAAAGCGAGCTTTAAAGATGTCAAAGAAAGCTTCAAAAGCTGAGGCAAGGAGGCTCAAGACGCTGAAAAATCGTGTCGTGGATAGCTGTTTCAGCGGAGAGTTAGATTTTTCCGATCACCATGAAGCGAAAGTTCCTAAGTTAGGAGCGAGTTCCAGTTCGAGGAAGCCGTTTTTAACTCGACACTTCTCGCTCGGGTCAAAGTGGGGCAGGTCCTTGTCGGAAAATGACACTAACAGAAAGAAGAGTTTCTGGTCCAGATATCGCAAGAATTAA